The sequence below is a genomic window from Spirochaetae bacterium HGW-Spirochaetae-1.
CCATGAAGGAACTTGATCTCCGGGGAACCAGGGCTCTGGTGCCCCTGAAGATGGGAGAACTGGTTTCCTCCATGAATAAAAACCTTACCGTTGAGGAAGCGGGATGGTATCAGCGCTACACCGTGCGGCCCGGGAGCCCTGAAGTATATCTCATGCCGGCTCAGCACTGGTCACAGCGCTTTGTCAAAGATGTGAATCAGGTGCTCTGGGGAAGTTATGTAATCCGCGGAAAGAAAAAGAGCGTTTATTTTGCCGGAGATTCGGCTTATGCCCCCCATTTCAAAACGGTAGGTTCCCTGTTTCCCGGGATTGACGTATGTCTCATGCCTATCGGTGCTTACCGGCCCGCTTCTATCATGCAGGGAAGCCACCTGTCACCATGGGAATCCCTCGACGCTTTCCATGACCTGGGAGGCAAAACTTTTATTCCCATGCACTATGGCACTTATAATCTGGCCGACGAGCCCCGTGGAGAGCCGATACGTGTCATGTCGTCTCTTCGTCATGAAGGTAAAATAAATGGTGAGTTGAAGACGCTCGAAGTGGGCGAGATATACCCGCTGTAATCAGTATAGTGTCCGGTAATTGACGAAGGTTTTTCCGCCTCCCGTCACCTCAACCTCATCGGTTTCGGTTCGCACAACAGCGCCGTTTTTGTCGATGAACTGGAGCGTCAGGGTATATTTACCCGGCTTCAGGAAAATTCTTTCCAGCTGAAGGTTTGCCGGCAGGGAATGCCAGCATCGCAGGTCCGGTTTGATCTGCGACATGAGAGCGGCGCCCGTTCCGGCCCCTGCGGCGATGCCGATGCATCCAGAAGCGGCTTTGATGTAGGCATTATCGGCCTGTTCGGCGATCTTTTTGGCGGCGATCCCCGTCGCTATGGAGGCGGCCACCTTGGTGACTATGCCTGCGGCGACTTTTTTGTAGATGCGGCTGTAATCGTCACGCAGCGTTTTTACCGCCGTGTTCTCGATGTCCTCCAGCATGATGGTCGATCCTTCCGTGCGGCCGTTTATGACAATATTGAGTTTCTGTATCCGGTTCGACCTCTTGACGAATTTCGGGATAGGATGTTCGGCATTACGCAGCGTGGCTGTTATGGCAGCTATGGTAACCCCGGCTTCAAAGGACATGGAGCCAATGGCGACCTGTATGGCCCCGGCCATGGCCTTGTCGGACATGAGGGGTCCCCGGGACTGTTTTATCGCGCTTCTTCCGGCCTGGTATATGACGATGAGTTCGCCGGCCCCTGCCGGGATAGCATCTTTTTTGCCGAATTTGCGGAGCCACTGGCGGTAATCATCGGTGTATTTCAGTTTTGCCGAGATACGCTCCAGATCCCTGTACACCAGGGCAAGTCCCGGCTGGAGCCCGTATATCTGCTTGTATTCCACATAGGCGTATTCCCAGGCCTCCTGATCGTTGTCCATGTCGCCTATCATTTCATAGGCGATGGCCGTCAGGTACTTGGCCATTATGTTCTGGCGGTACTGTTTTCCGCTCTGCTGGTTGATACGGTTCAGTTCATCATTGACCTTTTTGAATTCTACGCGGGCGCTCTCGGGGTTCTTTACCATGAGATAGTTGATGCCAAGGTACATGTGAATGAGAACACGCTCGAAATCTTCACCCTTGTAATTGGTGCTTTTCTCGTTGAGAAAAAGGGACGCGGCCTGCTTCGTCAGGCTGGTACTTATCGTGGCCGCCACGTGGCCGGCCTTGCTGAAAACCTCGGCGCTTTTGGTGAATTCATCGGCTGTATGAAGCATGAGCCCGGCCTCCATGAGGAAGAGGAGCTGGTCTTTGTTTTTTTTGTTTATATGAGGGATGAACACGCGCGCCGCTTCCACGGGCTGTCCGTTGTAAAATTTTTTCTCCGGCTCTTTGATGATCTTGGTATAGTCGGGTGAGCATGACGAAATTATTACAATGAATGCAAGCAGCAGGAGTTTGTTGATTTTCCTCATTTGGGGTTCCCTCGATTCTTATCTTTTAGTTATGAATTTCGTGAACTATATGTGTCCATCAGAAAAAATATGCCAGTGACAAGGTTATACGGCTGTGCTCGAATGATACATCAACGGGCGAATAGGGGGCAACAGTCTGGGTGAAGCCGCCCCGGGTGACGCTGTAGGCCAACTCGATCTGGAGTCCCATGCCCACAAGGATTCCTCCGGCTATGGAATAATGGAGACCGCCCTTTTCTTTCGAAATGTCATAGTCATTGCCGGTGTCTGTGGTATCCACGTTGTATAAGGTAGCGGCATTATAGCCGATGTTGAATGCTACATAGGGCGTGGTGCCATCCAGAAGGTAGAGCTTGAAAATGCCGTAGATCGGAACAGCGCCCAGAAAATGCCGGTCGCCGTTAACATCATCGAAGGCATCAGCCATGAGATCGGCGCCGATGCCCAGGCCCAGGTGCTTGAAGGGATTGAAAACCAGTTCGGCTGCCATGTCGAAGCTGAAGCGGTCTTTGGAGTCGGTATATACTTTCCCCAGGTCGTCTTCCTTGATGGTAGGTTTGAAGTTATATCCTATTTTAACTCCCAGCTGGGCCGTTTTACGTTTCTGCGCCGGCGTATCCTGCTTTTTTTTCTCTTCTTTTTGTTCTTTTTTCTGCTCTTCTTTTTTCTCTTCCTGTATTTGTTCCTTTTTCTCTTCTTTTATTTCCTCGACAGGTTCATCCTTGTCGATTTCTATCTGTGTAAGGGGGATGGAAGGGTCCGTGAAAAAACGGGCCGGTGAGGTCACGGGCCAGGAAACTAGAAGTATTATTGCCGTCAGGGATATTAAACTGCGCAGATTCATGAAATATACCTTTCCATTCAGATTTGTACGGTTCCGGATTTGTTTTATCCTACATTTCTCTTTCAGATGAGTCAAGTACATTTATTGGCGCATTTTCTTTACAGAAAGGCCGTGAAGGAGAGACCCCGGCGAAGATAAACAAGCCATACATAAACCAGGAGCCGCCACCCCTGTGAGGGGTTTAAAATTTTTATCTTCTTTTAAAGTCCCCCTCGGGGGGATTTAGGGGGCGGCAAGAGACTGTATCGATGTGTCATCGCTGTAAGGCTTTTTTAAGCTCCTGGACCAGCGCTGCAAAATGATCGATAGCGTACTGCACGGGTTCCGGTGAGCCCATATCAACACCGGCCTGGCGCAGTTCGTCCAGGGGAAATTTGCTTCCGCCAAGGGAGAGGAAGGTCATATAGGCCTGGCGGGCCGGCGCTCCTTCCTTCAGCACTTTTTCCGCCAGGGCTATGGCTGCGGAAATGCCCGTGGCGTATTTGTATACGTAGAAGGCCGAATAGAAATGGGGGATGCGAAGGCATTCCAGGTCCAGCACATTGTCGAGTACCATGGCGCCGCCGAAATATTCCCGCAGGAGCCTGTTGTAGATCGATGTAATCGTTTCCAGTGTCAGGGGATCATTGGCTTCGATAATGGCATGGGACTCCTTCTCGAATTCGGCAAACATGGTCTGCCGGTACAGGGTGGCCCTGATATTGTCGATCTCCCGGTTCAGGATGTAAGCTCTCATGCGTGGATCGTCACGGTATTTTTCCAGCAGGTAATGACTGAGAAGCGTTTCGTTGAAAGTGGAAGCCACCTCGGCAACGAAGATGGTATAGTCATGATAGATATAGGACTGGCCCTTCCGGGAATGGAGGGAGTGCATGGAGTGGCCCGCTTCATGAATGAGCGTGTACAGGCTGTTGATATTATCGTCGCGGTAATTCATGAGGATGTAAGGAGGGGAGTCGTAGCATCCCGATGAATAGGCGCCGCTTCTTTTGCCGCGGTTCTCGTACCGGTCCACCCATCCTCCCAGGAGGCCCGATCTTAGCTCAGAGCAGTATTCCTCTCCCAGGGGACGGAGGGCCTCAACGCAGGTATCCACGGCCTCTTCATAGGTCATGTGAAAATCCATGTCGGGAACAATGGGCACATAGGTGTCGTAGAAATGAAGATCATCCAGTTCCAGGGCCTCCTTCCTGAAGGCCAGGTAGTCGAAGAGGGGGCCCAGATTTTTTTTCACCGTGGCGATGAGGTTGTCGTAGACGCTCTCGGGCATATTGTCGGAAAAGAGCGATGGATGACGGCTGTTGTCGAATTTTCTCACGCGGGAATAGAAGTGGTCTTTTTTATTGGAGAAGCCCAGGGTGGCAGCCATGGTGTTCTTATGATTCTCATAGGCCTCGTAATACTGGAAGAAGGCCTTTTTTCTGAGCTCCCGCGAGGGATCGATGAGGAAAGAGCTGAAATTGCCGTGGGACAGCTCCACCTCACGGCCCTTCCCGTCGGTGATGGTGCCGAATTTCAGATCAGCATTATCCAGCTGGCTGAAGACCTGCGATGAGGCCTGGGCCACTTCGCCCGACATGGCCAGTATTTCCTCGATCTCCTGTGAAAGGGTGTGCAGTTTGTAACGGAGAATTTTTTCAAGGAAAAAGGCGTATTCCTGCATGGATTCATGCTCCCGGTATGCCTTCATGGTTTCGTCGGGTATGGACTGGATCTCCGGTGTGAGGAAGCTGGCCGTCTCGGATATGCGCGTGTAGAGATTCATGGAACGCTGGTACAGGGCCTGATACTGCTGGTTTGTCTTGTCCTCGTCGCTTTTCAGGTGGGCATAGGTGTAGAGCCGTTCCAGTTTGCGTGAGACCGACAGGTCGAATTCCAGCGCCTCTTTAAAGGTAGCCACGGACTCGTGAAGTTTTCCCCGGTATTGATTGTATCCGCTTATGGTGTTTTCCAGTTCACTGAACAGGGCCTCCCATTCCTCATCATTCTTAAAAAGGGGTGTGAGGTCCCACTGGTGTTCTTTGGGGATATTGATCCGATCCTTTATTTTTTCCGCCATGGGTGCGCTCCTTGTATATTATGGTATAAACTGTGTTTCAACTCAGATAAAACTGTTTCATTAATATAGAAGACCTCTTTTTGATGCAATGATTTTATGCAGCTGGATGTAAATTTAGGGTCAGAGCCCCGTATCGGCAGTGTTCAATTATTCATTCAATAAAAGCCCACTCTCTTTGTGTACTCTATGCGTACATCTGTTCAGAACATGGTGAAAAATCTCTTTATCTTCCGGGACTGGAACGATGGAGCCGGGTATTGTTGCCACAGTTCATTTGAGAAAAGGTATCATTACAAAAAGTGAACATGATTTTTTTATTACCCACTACACCATCGGTTTCCATGTCTATTTCAAACCGGTAAAGGGAGATAATAATGAAATTCTTTTCAGGGCTGCGGAATATATTGCTGCCGGCTTTTTTCATAACCGCCAGATCGTAAAGATTGATAACGCGCGAAATTTTAAAAAAGCCTTGCCTTCCCGGAATATTTTGTCAATACATTAACTTGGCGGTGATCAGGAACGGCCTTCCGATAAGACCTGTTGTGTCCCCTGGACCGGGTTTTGTTGGCGGACTTTCCTATATATCAATTTGCTCTTATGGGCGGATTTAGCATTCCTGCTTTTATCTTTCTGGTTATTGGTGCTGCTATATGCCGGTTTCAAAATTGGAAATCTTCAATAGGTATCGTTTTACTTTTAGTTGTCGGCTTCAATTTACTTGCCATCATTACTGTTATATGTATTCTTTTGACACCAGAATTTTTTGAATATTTCCCATCAAATCCCTTTGCCTCTTTCGACGATTATTTCTCAGGTATGTTTGTAATGATATTTTTCGTAGGCTTTGGCGGATTATTAGTGAAAACAAATAAAAATATAACTACCAAAATGATGAAAGTAATAAAATAAAATTGACATTTCGCTCTTAATAAGAACATTAGACTAAATAACTTATTTATGTTCAGGAGATGAAAATGAAAAATATTCTTAAAGTATCACTGATCTTACTTGTTGCAATGTTCGTTTTTTCTGGTTGTCAAACTGCCCTTACAAAAGAAGGCGGTGCAGTGAGAATTATAATGAAAGAGGAACCCCCGGCAGGTGCAAAAATGCTGGCAACAATTGAATCGGGTATGTTCTCTAATCATCCGAGTGTAGTAAGTGTTCAAAATGATTTAAGGAATAAAACAGCTGAGCTTGGTGGGAATTTATTGGTAGTTGATGTTATTGTTGCAAAAAGTAGCGAAGGTGGTATAACTTACTCTGGAAACGGTAGAGCATATAAGGAATAGTTTTTGTTACTGAATATCTTTTCAAAATATAACCCTTGAAAAAAATATTCAGTAATTTACAACCCAGACCACCCAAGGCTGAACTCGGCCATAAAAGTTCTAGCCGTATCCAATCCTGCGAGCTTTGTTAAAACATAGATAAAACTCCTGGTCATATTGGCCAGGAGTTTTGTTTTTATTTCATTTGGTGTCAAAATTTAAAAAAGCCTTGCCTTCCCGGAATATTTTATCAATACAAAAAGAGAGTGGCAAGCTTCAAGGTGCAAGTGAAAAGTTGCCGGCCGCCCCGGCCGTCTAACTTGTTCCTTTTTACTTGATACTTGCAACTTTTATTTACTGTCCCCTGGACCGGGTTTCTGGTGGCGGAATTTCCTATGTATCACCGTAATCAGAACTATCCGCAGTGTGGTGTGAGAGATCGGCAGGCGACTATCTCACCTGCCGATCTCTCCTGTGGCCTGCTGTTATTTTAACTTTTAAAGACAGAATGCTTGATGTTGTTATGTGGCTAAATTCATCCTGTTGTTTTAACGAACCACATAATATACAACTTCAAATTCCTGGGGCAGCCCACCGCCTTCGACCGGAATATTTTGCCCTTTACCGACAACAACGGCATTGCAGAGCCACTGATACCGTTCATCACTGGTTTCAAAACGAACATGGGAATCCTTGATTTCAGGTCCAGCCATAAATCCGGCGATAGACACGGCAATTTTCGCCCCATCATCCGTATGGATCGCTGCACGAACATTAATGTGCCCAACTCCGTCCGGACGCA
It includes:
- the pepF gene encoding oligoendopeptidase F, producing MAEKIKDRINIPKEHQWDLTPLFKNDEEWEALFSELENTISGYNQYRGKLHESVATFKEALEFDLSVSRKLERLYTYAHLKSDEDKTNQQYQALYQRSMNLYTRISETASFLTPEIQSIPDETMKAYREHESMQEYAFFLEKILRYKLHTLSQEIEEILAMSGEVAQASSQVFSQLDNADLKFGTITDGKGREVELSHGNFSSFLIDPSRELRKKAFFQYYEAYENHKNTMAATLGFSNKKDHFYSRVRKFDNSRHPSLFSDNMPESVYDNLIATVKKNLGPLFDYLAFRKEALELDDLHFYDTYVPIVPDMDFHMTYEEAVDTCVEALRPLGEEYCSELRSGLLGGWVDRYENRGKRSGAYSSGCYDSPPYILMNYRDDNINSLYTLIHEAGHSMHSLHSRKGQSYIYHDYTIFVAEVASTFNETLLSHYLLEKYRDDPRMRAYILNREIDNIRATLYRQTMFAEFEKESHAIIEANDPLTLETITSIYNRLLREYFGGAMVLDNVLDLECLRIPHFYSAFYVYKYATGISAAIALAEKVLKEGAPARQAYMTFLSLGGSKFPLDELRQAGVDMGSPEPVQYAIDHFAALVQELKKALQR